The following is a genomic window from Adhaeribacter radiodurans.
AGTTCTTATTGATTCTTCCAGAAATGTTAAACAGAAAAGCAGATAACCTTTTGTAGTTCTCTGCTTTTACGTTTAAGTTTTTGATTGGCTAATTTCCGCTGTTAATTTTTACCTCTTTTACTTTTGTAGGTAACCAAACCTGCATTTGATTTTTGCCCCGGTTGGCCCAGGTATAATATGGAATGGCAATAACCTCCTTTTGCTGTGTTTGCACACCTGCCCCATTAAGAGTAGTGGTAATTACCGGAGCTTTAGACTGAATGGCTATAACAGGTTCGTTTAAAACGTTATGCTTAATGGTTGTTAGGGTGGCATTTTCGGGTAAAATAATATTCCAGGCATTCCCGTTGTTATCGGCACCTTCTACGCAATAAACCAAAGGACCACGTTGTAAAGCGATGCGGTCGATGGTATAGGTTAAATCTTGTTTAGCGGCAATTCTTTTTACTTCCATTGGTAAATTCAACTCTACTACATCACTCTTTCGCCAGCTACGTTCCAGTACGGCATACCCGTTTTCTTCTTTATAATTAATTGGCTTGCCATTTAGTAAAATTTCATATTTAGCGGGTGCGTTAGAAGTAAATGAGTACAAATCGCCGGGAGCAGGTACTCCTTTTACCCAACCCGGAATACGTAAATGAACGGCAGACTTAACTGACTTGGCCGGATTGAGAGTTAACTTTACTTTTCCGTCCCAAGGATAATTGGTTTCCATGATTACCGGAATGGAATTTTTACCGACTTTCAGGGTAGTATTACTTCCCACAAATAAATTCACCCACAATCCGTTGTCTGATTGTCCGTATATATAATCGCCTAAAGAAGCAATTAAACGCGAAATATTAGAAGGGCAGCAGGCGGTACCAAACCACTCACTCCGCGAGTGCTGGCCACTGGAGGCTAAAGGATTACCATAAAAGAAGCGGTCGCCACTTAAACTTAATCCATCCAGCGCTCCATTGTACAGGCTCCGTTCCAGAACATCCACAAACTTGGCATCGCCGGTTAGTAAATTCATGCGCTGGTTCCAGAAAACCATACCCACCGAGGCACAGGTTTCGCAATATGCCTGTTCATTGGGTAAGTCGTAATCTTTAGAAAAGCCTTCGTTTTTGCCGGAAGAGCCAATGCCGCCTGTAATGTACATGTTCCGGAAAATAACATCTTCCCACACATTATTCATGGCTTTTAAATAACCGGGATCTTTCGTAGCAGCGGCTACATCTGCGGCTCCGGTATACAAGTACATGGCGCGCACGGCGTGGCCGGTAATTTCTTTTTGTTCTTTCACCGGAACATCGTCCTGGCAATATTTTGGATCTTTCCATTCGTCCCAAATTACGCCTTTACCATAACCATGACCGCGTTGGTTTAAAAACCAATCGGCTAATTGCAGGTAGCGGTCGTTTTTAGTGGTGTGGTATAATTTCATTAAGGCGAGTTCAATTTCCTGGTGGCCACTAACCCAATGCCGGTTTTGCAACCGAAAAGTAGTATCAATATGGTCAGCAAACTTTATAGCAACATCCAGCAATTTTCTTTTACCGGTGGTATTGTAGTAAGCCACTGCTGCTTCCATTAAATGACCGGCATTATAATCTTCGTGCTTTTCCATATCGGTCCAGCGCTTACTCAGGTCGGTTAAA
Proteins encoded in this region:
- a CDS encoding glycoside hydrolase family 127 protein; this encodes MKQYQLAVFLFSVVSSCLQAQTPTKKLEPVSFSQVTITDNFWKPKLDKVATTTLQACIYQTEDKTARIRNFEKVARKQNEKHEGIYYDDSDVYKALEAIAYSLKNHPDATLEKKADEWIDKIAAAQQPDGYLNTYYTLTDLSKRWTDMEKHEDYNAGHLMEAAVAYYNTTGKRKLLDVAIKFADHIDTTFRLQNRHWVSGHQEIELALMKLYHTTKNDRYLQLADWFLNQRGHGYGKGVIWDEWKDPKYCQDDVPVKEQKEITGHAVRAMYLYTGAADVAAATKDPGYLKAMNNVWEDVIFRNMYITGGIGSSGKNEGFSKDYDLPNEQAYCETCASVGMVFWNQRMNLLTGDAKFVDVLERSLYNGALDGLSLSGDRFFYGNPLASSGQHSRSEWFGTACCPSNISRLIASLGDYIYGQSDNGLWVNLFVGSNTTLKVGKNSIPVIMETNYPWDGKVKLTLNPAKSVKSAVHLRIPGWVKGVPAPGDLYSFTSNAPAKYEILLNGKPINYKEENGYAVLERSWRKSDVVELNLPMEVKRIAAKQDLTYTIDRIALQRGPLVYCVEGADNNGNAWNIILPENATLTTIKHNVLNEPVIAIQSKAPVITTTLNGAGVQTQQKEVIAIPYYTWANRGKNQMQVWLPTKVKEVKINSGN